The following is a genomic window from Pseudoalteromonas rubra.
GGTGGCTTTCTGGCATTAGAAGAGGCCGAAATTCCCAATTCCTTTATGCGTAAAGGCGTTGACATGCTGGTGGATGGTCACGATGCGGATGTGGTCAGGGCAACCCTGCAAAAAGACATTGCGCTGACCTCGACGCGTCACGAAATGGGCGCTGGATTGTTTAAGTCTCTGGCGGACATTGCCCCCGCAATGGGGATGATTGGTACCCTGATTGGTCTGGTAGCTATGCTATCAAATATGGATGATCCAAAAGCGATTGGGCCTGCGATGGCCGTTGCACTATTGACGACACTGTATGGTGCGTTCCTGGCTAACGTTGTGGCTATTCCAATTCAGGTAAAATTGGAACTGCGTAAAGATGAGGAAGAACGTAATCAACGTTTAAT
Proteins encoded in this region:
- the pomA gene encoding flagellar motor protein PomA, with protein sequence MDLATVIGILGAIGLIVMSMVLSSDGQVAMFYNTPSVVIVFGGSIFIVLSNFTMSQFFGIGKVAGKAFMFKLETPEELIEKAVELADSARKGGFLALEEAEIPNSFMRKGVDMLVDGHDADVVRATLQKDIALTSTRHEMGAGLFKSLADIAPAMGMIGTLIGLVAMLSNMDDPKAIGPAMAVALLTTLYGAFLANVVAIPIQVKLELRKDEEERNQRLILDAILGIQDGQNPKVIEGILKNYLPESKRGGEAEE